The window CACAGATGGCTTCTGTTTTAGAGAAAGTTACATATCCTTTCTTCTCAAATATTAGCAAAAGAGAGCAATTGAAAAGCGCTTACAAAAAAGTAATGAGACTTTCTTTTTTTATTTCAGTTCCATTAATGATGTATTTAATTGTTGTCGCAAAAGACTTATTTTTTGTTTTATTTGGGGAAAAATGGCTGCCTGCAGTGCCATACTTTCAGATACTTGCAGTTGCTTCAATTATACGTCCTTTACACTCTTACAATTTAAACATACTGAAAGTAAAAAATAAAAGTGAATTATTCTTAAAACTAGAAGTCCTAAAAAAGATAATTGGTATAATTGCTATTGTTATATCTATGCCTTTTGGTATAACTGCTTTAGTATGTTCTTATACAATCGCTTATTATGTGATGATTATACCTAGTATGCATTATAGCGGGCGAGAGATTAGCTACAAAATGAAAGAGCAATTGACAGATTGTTTCAAAATATTTTTAATAGGTTTCTTTTCTGCCATAGCAATCTATTTTGTGAATAGATATCTTGAGTATTTGAATGTAATCCCTATTCTATCTTTATTTATTTTAGGTTTACTCTATTCATTTATTTATATATTACTTATTCTATTTTTTGAGAAAGAAATTATACTTATCATAAAATCAATTATAATCGACTTTCAAAAAAACTGAACCACTATGGATTGGAAATCCATAGGTTTGTTTTCGACTATAAGTCGTTTGAGTTTCGACCAAGGTCGATTAAAAGTGAACAACTAAAGTTACGTTCTTTGAAATACCGTTTCATTCCAGGATAAAGTTTTCGTTGGAATTGGGATGATCCCCATGGTGATCCAGGTACGTGGACAACATCTCGTCAGTGATGTTACCCACACTCCAGCAACCATAACCGATTGCCCAAAAATGATTCCCCCAGTAGCGACGCTGTAGCTCGGGAAACTCCTGAAGCAACATACGTGAACTGCGACCTTTAAGACGCTTAACGATATCGCTAACACTTAACTTCGGGGGATAACTTATGTGCAAGTGGATATGATCCTTGCTAACAACGCCTTTCAGCATAGCAATGTCCAACGAATTACTCACCTGACGTAGTATGTCACGACAGCGCAATTGAACATCACCGGTCAGAACCTTGTAACGATATTTCGTTATCCAAACCAGGTGAACTTGTAGATTGTATACACTGTGACTACTTTTGCGGTGTTCCATATAACTTGACTTTCTTACAAAAGTAATGAATATTTGTAGAAGCTAAAGCCTTGCACTAAAAGTGCATAGTTTTAACTAACGAACTTGAAAAATAAACTATTTAGTTATGATATTAGATAAGGCAAAACTCTTATTCAAAAACTCTTATCTCGGCACACCTTTAATAAAAATTAGATATTTATTATATCGTTATGTAAAAAACAGACAAATTAGCAGTCATTTTGTTTTTGACAAAAATGTATTGAACTCTGTTGATAAGGATAGAATCAACTTTTTTGGCTATTATAATATATCTCCTGAAAATGAAGAAGGTGACATTTTATATCTGAAAGTAACAAATGAGGATGTGAGAGGTAGCCTCGTAGAACCTTCTCAGATTATGCTGAAAGATAAAGAAGGGAAAATCACTAAAATAGCTAAGACAAAGGTCTGGAATTGGCAACAAGGCTGCATGCTACAGTGGTTACCAAAAGATAACAAACACATTATATTTAATGATCTAGATAACTCTTCAGATAACTATATATCAAAAGTGATTGACAAAAGCGGCAGGATTATAAAAATGTATACTATACCAATATATAGTGTAAGTAAGACAGGTAAATATGCCCTTTCGTTAAATTTCTCTCGTTTGGCAGCTATGCGTCCAGATTATGGTTATTTCAATTTACCTTTTAATAATTTACCTCCTGATAACGAAGATGGTATTTGGTATGTAGATTTAAAAACTGGTACAACAAGTCTGCTGCTTACTTTGGAGCAATTAAAAGCTTTTTCATATGTCAAAACGATGTATGATGCCAAGCATAAGGTAAATCACATTGACATTGCTCCTGATGGAAGTAAATTTATGTTTTTACATCGCTGGATTGGTCCAAAAGGAAGATTTACGCGATTAGTGGTATGTAATAAAAATGGAAGTAACCTGAAAATATTAAATGGAGATACTATGGTATCACATTGTTGCTGGTTAAACAGTAGTGAAATTCTTGCTTTTTGCAACTACAAAGGAGATGTGGGATATTATAAATTTGATTTGAATACGGAGACAGCAATGTTATATTCAAAGCTGCTGCCCAGAGTAGATGGTCACCCCTCTATATCGCCCGA of the Petrimonas mucosa genome contains:
- a CDS encoding TolB family protein translates to MILDKAKLLFKNSYLGTPLIKIRYLLYRYVKNRQISSHFVFDKNVLNSVDKDRINFFGYYNISPENEEGDILYLKVTNEDVRGSLVEPSQIMLKDKEGKITKIAKTKVWNWQQGCMLQWLPKDNKHIIFNDLDNSSDNYISKVIDKSGRIIKMYTIPIYSVSKTGKYALSLNFSRLAAMRPDYGYFNLPFNNLPPDNEDGIWYVDLKTGTTSLLLTLEQLKAFSYVKTMYDAKHKVNHIDIAPDGSKFMFLHRWIGPKGRFTRLVVCNKNGSNLKILNGDTMVSHCCWLNSSEILAFCNYKGDVGYYKFDLNTETAMLYSKLLPRVDGHPSISPDGKYIITDTYPNLSRFSSLYLFNIEKEEIKKVGDFYQSLRYNKEIRCDLHPKWDTSGNKIYFESTHQGNRKLYELILR
- the tnpA gene encoding IS200/IS605 family transposase; amino-acid sequence: MEHRKSSHSVYNLQVHLVWITKYRYKVLTGDVQLRCRDILRQVSNSLDIAMLKGVVSKDHIHLHISYPPKLSVSDIVKRLKGRSSRMLLQEFPELQRRYWGNHFWAIGYGCWSVGNITDEMLSTYLDHHGDHPNSNENFILE